One region of Chanodichthys erythropterus isolate Z2021 chromosome 17, ASM2448905v1, whole genome shotgun sequence genomic DNA includes:
- the nipsnap2 gene encoding protein NipSnap homolog 2, with protein MATRVLQTSCSGLYQARNTGRAKGHVTAVIRGLSASTNRNREDSWFKSLFVRKVDPRKDAHSHLLAKKEDNNLYKIQFHNVKPECLEEYNKLCDEVLPAIHNDKHYPCELVGTWNTWYGEQDQAVHLWRYRGGYPALTEVMNKLKNNKEFLEYRNERGKMLLSRRNQLLLEFSFWNEPVPRDGPNIYELRSYQLRPGTMIEWGNYWARAIGYRQHNREAVGGFFSQIGNLYMVHHLWAYKDLQSREDTRNAAWQHEGWDEVVYYTVPLIQHMESRIMIPLKASPLQ; from the exons CAGAGTCCTTCAGACCTCCTGCTCGGGCCTATATCAGGCTAGAAACACGGGCCGGGCGAAAGGACACGTTACTGCTGTTATCAG gGGTCTGTCAGCATCTACTAACCGGAATCGAGAGGACAGCTGGTTCAAATCACTGTTTGTGCGGAAGGTGGATCCGAGAAAAGACGCTCACTCCCATTTGTTAGCCAAGAAAGAGGATAACAACTTGTACAAAATACAGT TTCACAATGTGAAGCCCGAGTGTCTCGAGGAGTACAACAAACTCTG TGATGAGGTGCTGCCGGCCATCCATAATGACAAGCATTACCCGTGTGAGCTGGTGGGCACGTGGAACACCTGGTACGGAGAGCAAGACCAAGCTG TGCACTTGTGGCGGTACAGAGGAGGATATCCAGCTCTTACTGAAGTCATGAATAAACTGAAGAATAACAAG GAGTTCCTGGAGTACAGGAATGAAAGGGGCAAGATGCTTCTGTCCCGCAGGAATCAGCTGCTGCTGGAGTTCAGCTTCTGGAATGAGCCGGTGCCCAGAGACGGACCCAACATATACGAGCTGCGCTCCTACCAGCTGAGA CCCGGGACCATGATTGAATGGGGCAACTATTG GGCACGAGCTATCGGCTACCGGCAACACAACCGCGAGGCAGTCGGCGGCTTCTTCTCTCAGATAGGAAACCTCTATATGGTCCATCATCTTTGGG CGTACAAGGACCTGCAGTCCAGAGAGGACACGAGGAACGCCGCCTGGCAACACGAGGGCTGGGATGAAGTCGTCTATTACACCG TGCCCCTCATTCAGCACATGGAATCCAGGATAATGATCCCACTGAAGGCGTCTCCGCTGCAGTAA